Proteins encoded in a region of the Homo sapiens chromosome 9, GRCh38.p14 Primary Assembly genome:
- the PRRT1B gene encoding proline rich transmembrane protein 1B isoform 1 (isoform 1 is encoded by transcript variant 1) has translation MEAGAGGAGAGGAGSDTKGGGSPATPEDPRSPAKPAAPEDPQMPAQPALPQLPRRPRTLDEDGAPSEDGAAGGSEPAPEDAPAQAAGEAGPVSKAAAGGAPHIGFVGEPPPYAPPDPKAAPLLYPPFPQVPVVLQPAPSALFPPPAQLYPAAPTPPALFSPPAGAAFPFPVYNGPMAGVPGPATVEHRPLPKDYMMESVLVTLFCCLLTGLIAIVYSHEARAALGRGDLAQAEEASRKARSLVLFSLLFGVFVSTSWVIYVVVALYLP, from the exons AtggaggcaggagctggaggGGCAGGTGCCGGAGGGGCAG GGTCCGACACGAAAGGGGGCGGCAGCCCCGCCACCCCCGAGGACCCCCGGAGCCCCGCGAAGCCCGCCGCCCCCGAGGATCCCCAGATGCCCGCGCAGCCCGCGCTCCCGCAGCTCCCGCGCCGCCCGCGGACCCTGGACGAGGACGGGGCGCCCAGCGAGGACGGGGCCGCGGGGGGCAGCGAGCCCGCCCCGGAGGACGCCCCGGCCCAGGCGGCGGGCGAGGCCGGGCCGGTTTCCAAGGCGGCGGCCGGCGGCGCCCCCCACATCGGCTTCGTTGGGGAGCCCCCGCCCTACGCGCCGCCGGACCCCAAGGCCGCGCCGCTGCTGTACCCGCCCTTCCCGCAGGTGCCCGTGGTCCTGCAGCCCGCGCCGTCTGCGCTCTTCCCGCCGCCCGCCCAGCTCTACCCAGCCGCGCCCACGCCGCCCGCGCTCTTCTCGCCGCCCGCCGGGGCCGCCTTCCCCTTCCCCGTG TACAATGGCCCGATGGCTGGCGTGCCAGGCCCTGCCACGGTGGAGCACAGGCCCCTGCCAAAGGACTACATGATGGAGTCAGTGCTGGTGACCCTCTTCTGCTGTCTGCTCACCGGTCTCATCGCCATCGTCTACTCCCACGAG GCCCGTGCAGCACTGGGCAGGGGTGACCTGGCCCAGGCTGAGGAGGCCTCGCGGAAGGCCCGCTCGCTGGTGCTCTTCAGCCTGCTCTTCGGGGTCTTCGTGTCTACCAGCTGGGTCATCTACGTGGTGGTGGCACTCTACCTTCCCTGA
- the PRRT1B gene encoding proline rich transmembrane protein 1B isoform 2 (isoform 2 is encoded by transcript variant 2), translated as MEAGAGGAGSDTKGGGSPATPEDPRSPAKPAAPEDPQMPAQPALPQLPRRPRTLDEDGAPSEDGAAGGSEPAPEDAPAQAAGEAGPVSKAAAGGAPHIGFVGEPPPYAPPDPKAAPLLYPPFPQVPVVLQPAPSALFPPPAQLYPAAPTPPALFSPPAGAAFPFPVYNGPMAGVPGPATVEHRPLPKDYMMESVLVTLFCCLLTGLIAIVYSHEARAALGRGDLAQAEEASRKARSLVLFSLLFGVFVSTSWVIYVVVALYLP; from the exons AtggaggcaggagctggaggGGCAG GGTCCGACACGAAAGGGGGCGGCAGCCCCGCCACCCCCGAGGACCCCCGGAGCCCCGCGAAGCCCGCCGCCCCCGAGGATCCCCAGATGCCCGCGCAGCCCGCGCTCCCGCAGCTCCCGCGCCGCCCGCGGACCCTGGACGAGGACGGGGCGCCCAGCGAGGACGGGGCCGCGGGGGGCAGCGAGCCCGCCCCGGAGGACGCCCCGGCCCAGGCGGCGGGCGAGGCCGGGCCGGTTTCCAAGGCGGCGGCCGGCGGCGCCCCCCACATCGGCTTCGTTGGGGAGCCCCCGCCCTACGCGCCGCCGGACCCCAAGGCCGCGCCGCTGCTGTACCCGCCCTTCCCGCAGGTGCCCGTGGTCCTGCAGCCCGCGCCGTCTGCGCTCTTCCCGCCGCCCGCCCAGCTCTACCCAGCCGCGCCCACGCCGCCCGCGCTCTTCTCGCCGCCCGCCGGGGCCGCCTTCCCCTTCCCCGTG TACAATGGCCCGATGGCTGGCGTGCCAGGCCCTGCCACGGTGGAGCACAGGCCCCTGCCAAAGGACTACATGATGGAGTCAGTGCTGGTGACCCTCTTCTGCTGTCTGCTCACCGGTCTCATCGCCATCGTCTACTCCCACGAG GCCCGTGCAGCACTGGGCAGGGGTGACCTGGCCCAGGCTGAGGAGGCCTCGCGGAAGGCCCGCTCGCTGGTGCTCTTCAGCCTGCTCTTCGGGGTCTTCGTGTCTACCAGCTGGGTCATCTACGTGGTGGTGGCACTCTACCTTCCCTGA
- the PRRT1B gene encoding proline rich transmembrane protein 1B isoform X2, with product MRPSCRGLGAWFVGTAGPATSHLARRPLAHDRCHFFLGSDTKGGGSPATPEDPRSPAKPAAPEDPQMPAQPALPQLPRRPRTLDEDGAPSEDGAAGGSEPAPEDAPAQAAGEAGPVSKAAAGGAPHIGFVGEPPPYAPPDPKAAPLLYPPFPQVPVVLQPAPSALFPPPAQLYPAAPTPPALFSPPAGAAFPFPVYNGPMAGVPGPATVEHRPLPKDYMMESVLVTLFCCLLTGLIAIVYSHEARAALGRGDLAQAEEASRKARSLVLFSLLFGVFVSTSWVIYVVVALYLP from the exons ATGAGGCCCAGCTGCAGAGGGCTGGGAGCTTGGTTCGTGGGAACTGCGGGACCAGCGACGTCCCACCTAGCCCGGCGGCCTCTTGCTCACGACCGCTGCCATTTCTTTCTAGGGTCCGACACGAAAGGGGGCGGCAGCCCCGCCACCCCCGAGGACCCCCGGAGCCCCGCGAAGCCCGCCGCCCCCGAGGATCCCCAGATGCCCGCGCAGCCCGCGCTCCCGCAGCTCCCGCGCCGCCCGCGGACCCTGGACGAGGACGGGGCGCCCAGCGAGGACGGGGCCGCGGGGGGCAGCGAGCCCGCCCCGGAGGACGCCCCGGCCCAGGCGGCGGGCGAGGCCGGGCCGGTTTCCAAGGCGGCGGCCGGCGGCGCCCCCCACATCGGCTTCGTTGGGGAGCCCCCGCCCTACGCGCCGCCGGACCCCAAGGCCGCGCCGCTGCTGTACCCGCCCTTCCCGCAGGTGCCCGTGGTCCTGCAGCCCGCGCCGTCTGCGCTCTTCCCGCCGCCCGCCCAGCTCTACCCAGCCGCGCCCACGCCGCCCGCGCTCTTCTCGCCGCCCGCCGGGGCCGCCTTCCCCTTCCCCGTG TACAATGGCCCGATGGCTGGCGTGCCAGGCCCTGCCACGGTGGAGCACAGGCCCCTGCCAAAGGACTACATGATGGAGTCAGTGCTGGTGACCCTCTTCTGCTGTCTGCTCACCGGTCTCATCGCCATCGTCTACTCCCACGAG GCCCGTGCAGCACTGGGCAGGGGTGACCTGGCCCAGGCTGAGGAGGCCTCGCGGAAGGCCCGCTCGCTGGTGCTCTTCAGCCTGCTCTTCGGGGTCTTCGTGTCTACCAGCTGGGTCATCTACGTGGTGGTGGCACTCTACCTTCCCTGA
- the PRRT1B gene encoding proline rich transmembrane protein 1B isoform X1 gives MRPSCRGLGAWFVGTAGPATSHLARRPLAHDRCHFFLGSDTKGGGSPATPEDPRSPAKPAAPEDPQMPAQPALPQLPRRPRTLDEDGAPSEDGAAGGSEPAPEDAPAQAAGEAGPVSKAAAGGAPHIGFVGEPPPYAPPDPKAAPLLYPPFPQVPVVLQPAPSALFPPPAQLYPAAPTPPALFSPPAGAAFPFPVYNGPMAGVPGPATVEHRPLPKDYMMESVLVTLFCCLLTGLIAIVYSHEVGAGAALGTASPSTQPLAPQWVHRAPLPATRSLVSLPLEGGGNWEVRAQLFVGSLLLLSLPPTIQNVLWNVWPKQFTVKL, from the exons ATGAGGCCCAGCTGCAGAGGGCTGGGAGCTTGGTTCGTGGGAACTGCGGGACCAGCGACGTCCCACCTAGCCCGGCGGCCTCTTGCTCACGACCGCTGCCATTTCTTTCTAGGGTCCGACACGAAAGGGGGCGGCAGCCCCGCCACCCCCGAGGACCCCCGGAGCCCCGCGAAGCCCGCCGCCCCCGAGGATCCCCAGATGCCCGCGCAGCCCGCGCTCCCGCAGCTCCCGCGCCGCCCGCGGACCCTGGACGAGGACGGGGCGCCCAGCGAGGACGGGGCCGCGGGGGGCAGCGAGCCCGCCCCGGAGGACGCCCCGGCCCAGGCGGCGGGCGAGGCCGGGCCGGTTTCCAAGGCGGCGGCCGGCGGCGCCCCCCACATCGGCTTCGTTGGGGAGCCCCCGCCCTACGCGCCGCCGGACCCCAAGGCCGCGCCGCTGCTGTACCCGCCCTTCCCGCAGGTGCCCGTGGTCCTGCAGCCCGCGCCGTCTGCGCTCTTCCCGCCGCCCGCCCAGCTCTACCCAGCCGCGCCCACGCCGCCCGCGCTCTTCTCGCCGCCCGCCGGGGCCGCCTTCCCCTTCCCCGTG TACAATGGCCCGATGGCTGGCGTGCCAGGCCCTGCCACGGTGGAGCACAGGCCCCTGCCAAAGGACTACATGATGGAGTCAGTGCTGGTGACCCTCTTCTGCTGTCTGCTCACCGGTCTCATCGCCATCGTCTACTCCCACGAGGTAGGTGCGGGGGCGGCCCTGGGCACAGCCTCTCCTAGCACGCAGCCACTGGCGCCCCAGTGGGTCCACAGAGCCCCTCTTCCAGCAACACGGTCTCTGGTGTCTCTCCCTCTGGAGGGGGGTGGGAATTGGGAAGTCAGAGCCCAGTTGTTTGTGGGATCCTTGCTCCTCCTGTCTCTGCCCCCAACTATTCAAAATGTGCTGTGGAATGTTTGGCCAAAACAATTCACGGTAAAGCTGTGA